A single genomic interval of Ramlibacter pinisoli harbors:
- the lspA gene encoding signal peptidase II, which translates to MARAALRSASPAGSLLPWLGLAFILLIADQFTKVLILGYYRLGDSTTITSFFNIVRAHNTGAAFSFLAAASGWQRWLFTGIAVAAVVFIVWMLRTHPGQKLFCLSLALILGGAVGNLVDRLLHGYVVDFLQVHYGGWFFPAFNVADSGITLGAIGLVVDELRRVRRSG; encoded by the coding sequence ATGGCCCGCGCCGCCCTCCGCAGCGCGTCGCCCGCCGGCAGCCTGCTGCCCTGGCTCGGGCTGGCCTTCATCCTGCTGATCGCCGACCAGTTCACCAAGGTCCTGATCCTCGGCTACTACCGGCTGGGCGACTCCACCACGATCACCAGCTTCTTCAACATCGTGCGAGCCCACAACACGGGGGCGGCGTTCTCGTTCCTGGCCGCGGCCTCCGGCTGGCAGCGCTGGCTGTTCACCGGCATCGCCGTGGCCGCCGTCGTCTTCATCGTCTGGATGCTGCGCACCCATCCGGGGCAGAAGCTGTTCTGCCTGTCGCTGGCGCTCATCCTGGGCGGCGCGGTCGGCAACCTGGTCGACCGCCTGCTGCACGGCTACGTGGTCGACTTCCTGCAGGTCCACTACGGCGGCTGGTTCTTCCCGGCCTTCAATGTGGCCGACAGCGGCATCACGCTGGGCGCCATCGGCCTCGTCGTCGACGAGCTGCGGCGCGTGCGGCGCAGCGGCTGA
- a CDS encoding FAD-dependent oxidoreductase, whose product MADLPEAFDSFIGRREQMFPVLGEDDLARAARFGSARQYAAGEYLFRAGQPGPGLFLLLRGVVTICQRDGLGHVAPIVREGPGSFLGEVGQLSGAPALVDGVADEAVEAILVPPPQLRALLTAEADLGERITRALILRRVALIERGAAGAVLIGDAQGPHLVRLEHFLRRNGQPYHVISPREDASACALASQYANRPHEMLAVCPDGSILVDPDEHALARCLGLLDAGEQQQLFDVAIIGAGPAGLATAVYAASEGLEVVALDCRAFGGQAGASARIENYLGFPTGISGQALAGRAYVQAQKFGARVLVPAQVETLECGAGMDAPTLHLTDGRQLRARAVVVATGARYNRPEARNLPAFEGRGVWYWASPIEARLCKGEHVVLVGGGNSAGQAAVFLAAHAAQVTMLVRGAALAATMSRYLVDRIAAARNITVLPRQELVELDGDAGGHLSDVAWQDRDTGAVTRRPVRNLFLFIGASPETAFLAGCGVALDRAGFVVTGGPGRGELESSLAGVFAVGDVRAGSTKRVGAAIGEGAAVVAALHRYLEARTQESRA is encoded by the coding sequence ATGGCCGACCTTCCCGAAGCGTTCGATTCCTTCATTGGCCGGCGCGAGCAGATGTTCCCGGTGCTCGGCGAGGACGACCTCGCCCGGGCGGCACGGTTCGGCTCCGCCCGGCAGTACGCGGCCGGCGAGTACCTGTTCCGCGCCGGCCAGCCCGGGCCGGGCCTGTTCCTGCTGCTGCGCGGCGTCGTCACCATCTGCCAGCGCGATGGGCTGGGGCACGTGGCGCCCATCGTCCGCGAGGGGCCGGGGTCGTTCCTCGGCGAAGTCGGACAGCTCTCGGGAGCGCCGGCGCTGGTGGACGGGGTCGCCGACGAAGCGGTCGAAGCCATCCTGGTGCCGCCGCCACAGCTGCGCGCGCTGCTGACCGCCGAGGCCGACCTAGGCGAGCGCATCACGCGCGCCCTGATCCTGCGCCGGGTGGCGCTGATCGAACGCGGGGCGGCCGGCGCCGTGCTGATCGGCGACGCCCAGGGGCCGCACCTGGTGCGGCTGGAGCACTTCCTGCGCCGCAACGGCCAGCCCTACCACGTGATCAGCCCGCGCGAGGACGCCAGCGCCTGCGCGCTCGCCTCGCAGTACGCCAACCGGCCGCACGAGATGCTGGCGGTCTGCCCGGACGGCAGCATCCTGGTCGACCCGGACGAGCACGCGCTGGCGCGCTGCCTGGGCCTGCTCGATGCCGGCGAGCAGCAGCAGCTGTTCGACGTCGCCATCATCGGCGCCGGGCCCGCCGGCCTGGCGACCGCGGTCTACGCCGCCAGCGAAGGGCTGGAGGTGGTCGCCCTGGACTGCCGCGCCTTCGGCGGCCAGGCCGGCGCGAGCGCCCGCATCGAGAACTACCTGGGCTTCCCGACCGGCATCTCGGGCCAGGCCCTGGCCGGCCGCGCCTACGTGCAGGCGCAGAAGTTCGGGGCCCGGGTGCTGGTGCCGGCCCAGGTCGAGACGCTGGAGTGCGGCGCCGGCATGGACGCGCCGACCCTGCACCTGACCGACGGCCGCCAGCTGCGCGCCCGGGCCGTCGTGGTCGCCACCGGGGCACGCTACAACCGCCCCGAGGCGCGCAACCTGCCGGCCTTCGAGGGCCGCGGGGTCTGGTACTGGGCCTCGCCGATCGAGGCGCGCCTGTGCAAGGGCGAGCACGTGGTGCTGGTGGGCGGCGGCAACTCCGCCGGCCAGGCCGCGGTCTTCCTGGCCGCGCATGCCGCGCAGGTGACCATGCTGGTGCGCGGCGCCGCGCTGGCGGCCACCATGTCGCGCTACCTGGTCGACCGCATCGCGGCGGCCCGCAACATCACCGTCCTGCCCCGGCAGGAACTGGTGGAACTCGACGGCGACGCCGGCGGGCACCTGTCCGACGTGGCCTGGCAGGACCGCGATACCGGCGCCGTCACGCGGCGGCCGGTGCGCAACCTGTTCCTCTTCATCGGCGCCTCGCCCGAAACCGCCTTCCTGGCCGGCTGCGGCGTGGCACTGGACCGGGCCGGCTTCGTGGTCACCGGCGGGCCCGGGCGCGGCGAGCTCGAATCCAGCCTGGCGGGCGTGTTCGCGGTGGGCGACGTCCGCGCCGGCTCCACCAAGCGGGTCGGGGCAGCCATCGGCGAGGGCGCCGCCGTGGTGGCGGCCCTGCACCGCTACCTGGAGGCCCGGACCCAGGAGAGCCGGGCATGA
- a CDS encoding Na/Pi cotransporter family protein: MKHLLNLLAAVALLVWGTHLVRTGILRVFGANLRQVLARSVGRNRVNAALAGVGVTALLQSSTATALIVAAFVGQGLITLPLALAVMLGADVGTSLVTVIFSFDLSWLSPLLIFSGVVLFISRPSTNVGRFGRVLIGLGLMLLALRLISEATQVMVQSPVVRALLASINSDLLLEITTGAVLALLSYSSLAIVLLTATLAASGIVPVDMALGLVLGANLGSGLLGVLTTSRSAVEVRHVPLGNLLFKCIGVALAAPCIGLWLTHLRPHLGPTVSTVVLFHLTLNLAMAVLFLGLVHPIARAATRWLPKPERGPAGNRPHHLDPSALGTPSLAISCAAREALHQADVVETMLLGILTVIRTNDLRLAEDLRKLDDTVDELYSAIKYYLTKISREALGEEESRRWTDIISFTINMEQIGDTIERILIDIEDKKIRKGRSFSEAGMAEICELHARLVDNLRLGMSVFLNGSVRDAQKLLEEKARFRDLEHAYAATHLSRLSGNTVQSIETSSLHIDLISDLKRINSHICSIAYPILESAGALAPSRLRSDVLAKDGVTS; the protein is encoded by the coding sequence ATGAAGCATCTGCTCAACCTGCTGGCGGCCGTGGCGTTGCTGGTCTGGGGCACCCACCTCGTCCGCACGGGCATCCTGCGGGTGTTCGGCGCCAACCTGCGCCAGGTGCTGGCCCGCAGCGTCGGCAGGAACCGGGTCAACGCGGCGCTGGCCGGGGTCGGCGTCACCGCGCTGCTGCAATCGAGCACCGCCACCGCCCTGATCGTCGCCGCCTTCGTCGGCCAGGGCCTGATCACGCTGCCGCTGGCGCTGGCCGTCATGCTGGGGGCCGACGTCGGCACCAGCCTGGTCACGGTGATCTTCTCGTTCGACCTGTCCTGGCTGTCGCCGCTGCTGATCTTCAGCGGCGTGGTGCTGTTCATCTCCCGGCCTTCCACCAACGTCGGCCGCTTCGGGCGCGTGCTCATCGGCCTCGGCCTGATGCTGCTGGCCCTGCGCCTGATCTCCGAGGCGACCCAGGTGATGGTGCAGTCGCCGGTGGTGCGGGCGCTGCTGGCCTCGATCAACAGCGACCTGCTGCTGGAGATCACGACCGGCGCCGTGCTCGCCCTGTTGTCGTATTCCAGCCTGGCCATCGTGCTGCTGACGGCGACCCTGGCCGCCTCGGGCATCGTGCCGGTCGACATGGCGCTGGGCCTGGTGCTGGGCGCCAACCTGGGCAGCGGCCTGCTGGGCGTGCTGACCACCTCGCGCTCCGCCGTCGAGGTGCGCCACGTGCCGCTGGGCAACCTGCTGTTCAAGTGCATCGGCGTGGCGCTGGCGGCGCCGTGCATCGGGCTGTGGCTCACGCACCTGCGGCCCCACCTCGGCCCCACGGTGTCCACCGTGGTGCTGTTCCACCTGACGCTGAACCTGGCGATGGCGGTGCTGTTCCTCGGCCTGGTGCATCCCATCGCCCGCGCTGCCACCCGCTGGCTGCCCAAGCCCGAGCGGGGCCCGGCCGGCAACCGGCCGCACCACCTCGACCCCTCGGCCCTGGGCACCCCCTCGCTGGCCATCTCGTGCGCCGCCCGCGAGGCGCTGCACCAGGCCGACGTGGTCGAGACCATGCTGCTGGGCATCCTCACCGTGATCCGCACCAACGACCTGCGGCTGGCCGAGGACCTGCGCAAGCTCGATGACACGGTCGACGAGCTCTATTCCGCCATCAAGTACTACCTAACCAAGATCTCGCGCGAGGCGCTGGGCGAGGAGGAAAGCCGGCGCTGGACCGACATCATCAGCTTCACGATCAACATGGAGCAGATCGGCGACACGATCGAGCGCATCCTGATCGACATCGAGGACAAGAAGATCCGCAAGGGCCGCAGCTTCTCCGAGGCCGGCATGGCCGAGATCTGCGAGCTGCACGCGCGGCTGGTCGACAACCTGCGCCTGGGCATGAGCGTGTTCCTGAACGGGTCGGTGCGCGACGCGCAGAAGCTGCTGGAGGAAAAGGCGCGCTTCCGCGACCTCGAGCATGCCTACGCCGCCACCCACCTGTCGCGCCTGTCCGGCAACACGGTGCAGAGCATCGAGACCAGCTCGCTGCACATCGACCTGATCAGCGACCTCAAGCGCATCAACTCGCACATCTGCTCGATCGCCTACCCCATCCTGGAGTCGGCCGGCGCACTGGCCCCCAGCCGCCTGCGCAGCGACGTGCTGGCCAAGGACGGCGTCACCAGCTGA
- a CDS encoding GcvT family protein, which produces MTLPTHARIVIVGGGIAGCSTAYHLAKAGCTGVLLLEQGKLTSGTTWHAAGLVGQMRPNRSMTAMSRYGIELYATLEQETGLATGWKQCGSVNVARTPERLQVLRRQLALARSFGVECHEISPAEAGELYPVMRTDDLQGAIWLPGDGKANPADLCMSLAKGARQRGVAMHEDIEVTGVLVENGRVTGVRTAQGEVRCEALVNCAGQWARQFGALAGVNVPLYPAEHFYIVTGRIPGVHPMLPVMRDPDGYIYYKEEVGGLLMGGFEPKAKPWRVDPIPSTFQFQLLDEDWDQFEILMTNAIQRTPCLETAEVKMLLNGPESFTPDGNFILGEAPGLRGYFVCAGFNSAGIANSGGAGRLMAEWILAGEPPMDLWEVDIRRFGAFTGNRQALAERTGETLGLHYAMRWPRQELQTARPLRTSPLYDLLATRGAEFGSKNGWERANYFRPPGAQRPADTLGTPGWLPWVQAEQRATREAVALYDQTSFGKLLLQGRDALAVLQRLCANEMDVPVGRMVYTPLLNARGGIESDLTVLRQAADRFLLVTGSAQPTRDADWIERHIGAGEHAVLTDVSALTSVLSVMGPRARALLARVSPDDLSPEALKFSWTREIDLGHARVRAARMSYVGGPGFELHVPVEMARHVYLALHAAGKDLGLKDAGYYALDALRIEQGRRAWGAELGPDETPWQAGLMAGVRLDKPVDFLGRAALLAAQGQPLGKKLVALVVDGGAWPWGGETILVGGQPAGEITSAGYSPLAGGCVALGYVREAAAQLPHAGTPARIDLWGEAVAVRLFDRWPPRA; this is translated from the coding sequence ATGACCCTGCCGACCCATGCCCGCATCGTCATCGTCGGTGGCGGCATCGCCGGCTGCTCCACCGCCTACCACCTGGCCAAGGCGGGCTGCACCGGCGTGCTGCTGCTGGAGCAGGGCAAGCTCACCAGCGGCACCACCTGGCACGCCGCGGGGCTGGTGGGCCAGATGCGGCCGAATCGCAGCATGACCGCGATGAGCCGCTACGGCATCGAGCTGTATGCCACCCTGGAGCAGGAGACCGGCCTGGCCACCGGCTGGAAGCAGTGTGGCAGCGTCAACGTCGCCCGCACGCCCGAGCGCCTCCAGGTGCTGCGCCGGCAGCTGGCGCTGGCGCGCAGCTTCGGCGTCGAGTGCCACGAGATCTCGCCAGCGGAGGCGGGCGAGCTCTACCCGGTGATGCGCACCGACGACCTGCAGGGCGCGATCTGGCTGCCGGGCGACGGCAAGGCCAACCCGGCCGACCTGTGCATGTCGCTCGCCAAGGGGGCCCGCCAGCGCGGCGTGGCCATGCACGAGGACATCGAGGTGACCGGCGTGCTGGTGGAGAACGGGCGGGTGACCGGCGTGCGCACTGCGCAGGGCGAGGTGCGCTGCGAGGCGCTGGTCAACTGCGCCGGCCAGTGGGCCCGCCAGTTCGGCGCGCTGGCCGGCGTCAACGTGCCGCTCTATCCGGCCGAGCACTTCTACATCGTCACCGGCCGCATCCCGGGGGTGCATCCCATGCTGCCGGTGATGCGCGACCCGGACGGCTACATCTACTACAAGGAGGAGGTCGGCGGCCTGCTGATGGGCGGGTTCGAGCCGAAGGCCAAGCCGTGGCGCGTCGACCCGATCCCGTCCACCTTCCAGTTCCAGCTGCTCGACGAGGACTGGGACCAGTTCGAGATCCTGATGACCAACGCCATCCAGCGCACGCCCTGCCTGGAGACGGCCGAAGTGAAGATGCTGCTGAACGGGCCCGAGAGCTTCACGCCCGACGGCAATTTCATCCTCGGCGAGGCGCCGGGGCTGCGCGGCTACTTCGTCTGCGCCGGCTTCAATTCGGCCGGCATCGCCAACAGCGGCGGCGCCGGCCGCCTGATGGCCGAGTGGATCCTGGCCGGCGAGCCGCCGATGGACCTGTGGGAGGTCGACATCCGGCGCTTCGGTGCCTTCACCGGCAACCGCCAGGCACTGGCCGAGCGCACCGGCGAGACCCTGGGCCTGCACTACGCGATGCGCTGGCCGCGCCAGGAACTGCAGACGGCGCGGCCGCTGCGCACGTCGCCGCTGTACGACCTGCTGGCCACGCGCGGCGCCGAGTTCGGCAGCAAGAACGGCTGGGAGCGCGCCAACTACTTCCGCCCACCGGGGGCGCAACGGCCGGCCGACACGCTCGGCACGCCGGGCTGGCTGCCCTGGGTGCAGGCCGAGCAGCGGGCCACGCGCGAGGCGGTCGCGCTGTACGACCAGACCTCGTTCGGCAAGCTGCTGCTGCAGGGCCGCGACGCGCTCGCGGTGCTGCAGCGCCTGTGCGCCAACGAGATGGACGTGCCGGTCGGGCGGATGGTGTACACGCCGCTGCTCAATGCGCGCGGCGGCATCGAGAGCGACCTGACGGTGCTGCGCCAGGCCGCCGACCGCTTCCTGCTGGTCACCGGTTCCGCGCAGCCCACCCGCGATGCCGACTGGATCGAGCGCCACATCGGCGCCGGCGAGCATGCCGTGCTGACCGACGTCTCGGCCCTGACCAGCGTCCTGTCGGTCATGGGGCCCAGGGCGCGTGCGTTGCTGGCCCGGGTGAGCCCGGACGACCTGTCGCCCGAGGCGCTGAAGTTCTCGTGGACGCGCGAGATCGACCTCGGCCACGCCCGCGTGCGCGCGGCCCGCATGAGCTACGTGGGCGGGCCGGGGTTCGAGCTGCACGTGCCGGTGGAGATGGCGCGCCATGTCTACCTGGCCCTGCACGCGGCCGGCAAGGACCTCGGGCTGAAGGATGCCGGCTACTACGCACTGGACGCGTTGCGCATCGAGCAGGGCCGGCGCGCCTGGGGCGCCGAGCTGGGCCCCGACGAGACGCCCTGGCAGGCCGGGCTGATGGCCGGCGTGCGGCTGGACAAGCCGGTGGACTTCCTGGGCCGCGCGGCGCTGCTGGCGGCGCAGGGCCAGCCCCTGGGCAAGAAGCTGGTGGCGCTGGTGGTGGACGGCGGCGCCTGGCCCTGGGGCGGCGAGACCATCCTGGTCGGCGGACAACCGGCCGGGGAGATCACGTCGGCCGGCTACAGCCCGCTGGCCGGCGGCTGCGTGGCCCTGGGTTACGTGCGCGAGGCGGCGGCGCAGCTGCCGCACGCCGGGACGCCGGCCCGCATTGACCTCTGGGGAGAGGCGGTGGCGGTGCGGCTGTTCGACCGCTGGCCGCCGCGCGCCTGA
- a CDS encoding EamA family transporter — protein MTLTWPVAAAVLLGALLHAGWNALVKSSTDKALDTAVIHVIGSLLGLPLLLLAGLPPAAAWPFILASVVIHIGYYIALTGAYRHGDLGLTYPLMRGLGPMLVALSSTLTVGEQLSPTAWAGVLGVCAGVLVLGLSSHALERPQAVGFALANAVVIAIYTVVDALGARTAVREGGSALQYIAALFVLDGWPFGLLVLHRRGFAVAWPYARARAPLATIGAAASLGSYGIALWAMTRAPVAVVAALRETSVLFAALLGTWLLRESFSIRRATGTAVIVAGVVALRLG, from the coding sequence ATGACCCTCACCTGGCCCGTGGCGGCGGCGGTGCTCCTGGGCGCGCTGCTGCACGCGGGCTGGAACGCACTGGTGAAGTCCAGCACCGACAAGGCGCTGGACACGGCGGTCATCCACGTCATCGGCTCCCTGCTCGGCCTGCCGCTGCTGCTGCTGGCAGGCCTGCCGCCGGCGGCCGCCTGGCCGTTCATCCTGGCGTCGGTGGTCATCCACATCGGCTACTACATCGCGCTCACCGGCGCCTACCGCCATGGCGACCTCGGGCTGACTTATCCGCTGATGCGCGGCCTGGGGCCGATGCTGGTGGCGCTATCGTCCACGCTCACGGTGGGCGAGCAGCTGTCGCCGACGGCCTGGGCCGGGGTGCTCGGCGTCTGCGCCGGCGTGCTGGTGCTGGGCCTGTCCAGCCATGCGCTGGAGCGGCCCCAGGCGGTCGGCTTCGCGCTGGCCAACGCCGTGGTCATTGCGATCTATACGGTGGTCGATGCGCTCGGTGCGCGCACCGCGGTGCGCGAGGGCGGCAGCGCGCTGCAGTACATCGCGGCGCTATTCGTGCTGGACGGCTGGCCGTTCGGATTGCTGGTGCTGCATCGGCGCGGTTTCGCCGTCGCCTGGCCGTACGCGCGCGCCCGGGCGCCGCTGGCCACCATCGGCGCCGCCGCGTCGCTGGGCTCGTACGGCATCGCGCTGTGGGCCATGACGCGTGCGCCGGTCGCGGTGGTCGCGGCGCTGCGCGAGACCTCGGTGCTGTTCGCGGCCCTGCTGGGCACCTGGCTGCTGCGCGAGTCCTTCAGCATCCGCCGCGCCACCGGCACCGCCGTGATCGTGGCGGGCGTCGTCGCCTTGCGACTGGGATGA
- a CDS encoding phosphonate degradation HD-domain oxygenase, whose translation MALTLDDIGVLFDRRGGEQYSGEPVTQLEHALQTAHRAEQAGAGDGLVTACLLHDLGHLVHDLGATPTLRGIDDVHQHLALPFLRGLFPDQVLGAIGGHVDAKRYLCAVRPGYQEALSEDSKRSLRLQGGVFTPVQADAFIARPGAADAVRLREWDDLAKVAGAATPPLAHFLERARRCALRAA comes from the coding sequence ATGGCCCTGACGCTGGACGACATCGGGGTCCTGTTCGACCGCCGCGGCGGCGAGCAGTACAGCGGCGAGCCGGTCACCCAGCTCGAACACGCGCTGCAGACGGCGCACAGGGCCGAACAGGCCGGTGCCGGCGACGGCCTCGTGACCGCCTGCCTGCTGCACGACCTGGGCCACCTGGTGCACGACCTGGGTGCTACGCCCACCCTGCGCGGCATCGACGACGTGCACCAGCACCTGGCCCTCCCGTTCCTGCGCGGGCTGTTCCCGGACCAGGTGCTGGGAGCCATCGGCGGCCATGTCGACGCCAAGCGCTATCTCTGCGCCGTGCGGCCCGGCTACCAGGAGGCGCTGTCGGAGGACTCGAAGCGCTCGCTGCGGCTGCAGGGCGGCGTGTTCACCCCGGTCCAGGCCGACGCCTTCATCGCCCGGCCCGGCGCTGCCGACGCGGTGCGCTTGCGCGAGTGGGACGACCTGGCCAAGGTCGCGGGAGCGGCCACGCCGCCGCTGGCGCACTTCCTCGAGCGGGCCCGGCGCTGCGCGCTGCGCGCGGCATGA
- the phnY gene encoding phosphonoacetaldehyde dehydrogenase codes for MAATSASMAEFIREQALDRMRIAGRQVGAGREGERAIAVFNPATGERLGSVPKATLEEVRQAFETAHAFRPRLTRSERAAILQKAAALIRERLDEVAGLITAESGLCRKDSVYEAGRVSDVLLFGANEVLRDDGQIFSCDLTPHGKKRRVYTQRAPLLGVISAITPFNHPMNQVAHKVVPSVATNNRMVLKPSEKVPFSAILFADILYQAGLPPEMLSVVTGDPREIADELITNPRVDLVTFTGGVAIGKAIAAKAGYRRIVLELGGNDPIIVMEDADLDEASTLAVQGSYKNSGQRCTAIKRLLVHEAVAGRFTELVVDKTRAWKHGDPLDPGNDMGTVIDEAAASLFEARVHEAVGQGARLLVGNQRRGAFYSPTVLDNVQPGMTVVREETFGPVSPIIRFRDIDDAIRIADGTAYGLSSAVCTNRLDYITRFVDELHVGTVNVREVPGYRLELTPFGGIKDSGLGYKEGVQEAMKSFTNLKTYSLPWP; via the coding sequence ATGGCTGCCACGTCCGCATCGATGGCCGAGTTCATCCGCGAGCAGGCCCTGGACCGCATGCGCATCGCCGGCCGCCAGGTCGGTGCCGGGCGCGAGGGTGAGCGCGCGATCGCCGTCTTCAACCCCGCGACCGGCGAGCGCCTGGGCAGCGTGCCCAAGGCGACCCTCGAGGAGGTGCGCCAGGCCTTCGAGACCGCACACGCCTTCCGGCCCCGGCTCACGCGGTCCGAGCGCGCCGCCATCCTGCAGAAGGCGGCCGCCCTCATCCGCGAGCGGCTGGACGAGGTGGCCGGCCTGATCACCGCCGAATCGGGGCTGTGCCGCAAGGATTCGGTCTACGAGGCCGGGCGCGTCAGCGACGTGCTGCTGTTCGGCGCCAACGAGGTGCTGCGCGACGACGGCCAGATCTTCAGCTGCGACCTCACGCCGCACGGCAAGAAGCGCCGGGTGTACACCCAGCGCGCGCCGCTGCTGGGCGTGATCAGCGCCATCACGCCGTTCAACCATCCGATGAACCAGGTGGCGCACAAGGTCGTGCCCAGCGTCGCCACCAACAACCGCATGGTGCTCAAGCCGTCGGAGAAGGTGCCGTTCTCGGCCATCCTGTTCGCCGACATCCTCTACCAGGCCGGCCTGCCGCCGGAGATGCTGAGCGTGGTGACGGGCGACCCGCGCGAGATCGCCGACGAGCTGATCACCAACCCGCGCGTCGACCTGGTGACGTTCACCGGCGGCGTCGCCATCGGCAAGGCCATCGCCGCCAAGGCCGGCTACCGCCGCATCGTGCTCGAGCTCGGCGGCAACGATCCCATCATCGTGATGGAGGATGCCGACCTCGACGAGGCCTCCACGCTGGCGGTGCAGGGTTCCTACAAGAACTCGGGCCAGCGCTGCACCGCCATCAAGCGCCTGCTGGTGCACGAGGCGGTGGCGGGCCGCTTCACTGAGCTGGTGGTCGACAAGACCCGGGCCTGGAAGCACGGCGATCCGCTCGATCCGGGCAACGACATGGGCACGGTGATCGACGAGGCGGCCGCCAGCCTGTTCGAGGCGCGCGTGCACGAGGCGGTCGGCCAAGGCGCGCGGCTGCTGGTGGGTAACCAGCGGCGCGGCGCGTTCTACTCGCCCACCGTGCTCGACAACGTCCAGCCCGGGATGACCGTTGTGCGCGAGGAGACCTTCGGGCCGGTGTCGCCCATCATCCGTTTCCGCGACATCGACGACGCGATCCGCATCGCCGACGGGACGGCCTACGGCCTGTCCAGCGCCGTGTGCACCAACCGGCTGGACTACATCACGCGGTTCGTCGACGAACTGCACGTCGGCACCGTCAACGTGCGCGAGGTGCCCGGCTACCGGCTGGAGCTCACGCCGTTCGGCGGCATCAAGGATTCCGGGCTGGGCTACAAGGAGGGGGTGCAGGAAGCGATGAAGAGCTTCACCAACCTCAAGACCTACTCGCTGCCATGGCCCTGA
- the phnA gene encoding phosphonoacetate hydrolase produces MLTVNQRTYQPPRQPTVVVCVDGCEPDYLAQAVAAGRMPWLQSALAEGTGLVADCVVPSFTNPNNLSIVTGAPPSVHGICGNYLFDTASGTEVMMNDPKWLRAPTLLAALADAGHSVAVVTAKDKLRRLLGHGMKGICFSSEKADQATLAENGIEDVPALVGMAVPDVYSAELSEFVFAAGVQLMRTRRPDVMYLSTTDYVQHKHAPGTPGANAFNAMMDRYLGELDAMGCVIALTADHGMNAKVGLDGRPDVIYLQDWCDRAIGTGRVRVILPITDPYVVHHGALGSFATVYLPPDQPAAPIVAQLRGLRGMELVLERGAAADRFELPADRIGDIVCVSERFTVIGTSVARHDLSGLDAPLRSHGGISEQRVPLVVNRKLANVDPNRRWRNFDAFDLVLNHLQ; encoded by the coding sequence ATGCTGACCGTCAACCAGCGCACCTACCAGCCGCCGCGCCAGCCCACGGTGGTGGTCTGCGTCGACGGCTGCGAGCCCGACTACCTGGCCCAGGCGGTCGCCGCCGGCCGGATGCCCTGGCTGCAGAGCGCGCTGGCCGAGGGCACCGGGCTGGTGGCCGATTGCGTCGTGCCGTCCTTCACCAACCCGAACAACCTGTCCATCGTGACCGGCGCGCCGCCCAGCGTGCACGGTATCTGCGGCAACTACCTGTTCGACACCGCCAGCGGCACCGAGGTCATGATGAACGACCCCAAGTGGCTGCGCGCGCCGACCCTGCTGGCGGCCCTGGCCGATGCCGGGCATTCGGTGGCGGTGGTCACGGCCAAGGACAAGCTGCGCCGGCTGCTGGGGCACGGCATGAAGGGCATCTGCTTTTCCTCCGAGAAGGCCGACCAGGCGACGCTGGCCGAGAACGGCATCGAGGACGTGCCGGCCCTGGTGGGCATGGCGGTGCCCGACGTCTACAGCGCGGAACTGTCGGAGTTCGTCTTCGCCGCCGGCGTGCAGCTGATGCGCACCCGGCGCCCGGACGTGATGTACCTCTCGACCACCGACTACGTGCAGCACAAGCACGCCCCCGGCACACCGGGCGCCAACGCCTTCAACGCCATGATGGACCGCTACCTGGGCGAGCTCGATGCGATGGGCTGCGTCATCGCGCTGACGGCCGACCACGGCATGAACGCCAAGGTCGGCCTGGACGGGCGGCCCGACGTCATCTACCTGCAGGACTGGTGCGACCGCGCCATCGGCACCGGCCGCGTCCGCGTCATCCTGCCGATCACGGATCCCTACGTGGTGCACCACGGCGCCCTTGGCTCGTTCGCCACCGTGTACCTGCCGCCCGACCAGCCGGCCGCGCCCATCGTCGCCCAGCTGCGCGGCCTGCGCGGCATGGAGCTGGTGCTGGAGCGGGGCGCCGCGGCCGACCGCTTCGAGCTGCCGGCCGACCGCATCGGCGACATCGTCTGCGTGTCGGAACGCTTCACCGTGATCGGGACATCGGTCGCGCGGCACGACCTGTCGGGCCTGGACGCACCGCTGCGATCGCACGGCGGCATCAGCGAGCAGCGCGTGCCGCTGGTGGTCAACCGCAAGCTGGCGAACGTCGATCCCAACCGCCGCTGGCGCAACTTCGACGCCTTCGATCTGGTGCTCAACCACCTGCAGTGA